In a single window of the Nilaparvata lugens isolate BPH chromosome 1, ASM1435652v1, whole genome shotgun sequence genome:
- the LOC120350034 gene encoding OTU domain-containing protein 5-like isoform X1, with amino-acid sequence MTILSKKRTLQVKSDIENSESQTHHGNTNQTQPHGISIGLLTNQQINERQQDRLSTAQWTREQEAHLDDYNSQNSCGPGRSRKRHRISSHQADRNCKIRDRSATSSLQAASTDDQEAAGCSGYNSGDEYSASASRMQLSEIDRLEKRRAFEKKLRKLGWQIKHMDEDGACLFRAIADQVYGDQEMHDVVRQNCMDYIASNRDYFSQYVTEDFNHYLDRKRLVTTHGNHIEVQAMSEMYNRKIEVYCFEEEPINTFQGKEENDNEPIRLSYETGHYDSIVDPQKATIGVGLGLPNFTPGAAEKNLITDAVRQSEELDIEKTMLDDKLRATDWEATNEAIEEQVARQSYVQWLKDNERLSKAAAPTATATASSSAATGSPTTPSSPTTPLILNKQETAPSLDMLPPQFVGLDGWEDAGILAEVLAASQQEYLDNLKKAYTNELPDGKKQDDCM; translated from the exons ATGACAATTTTATCAAAGAAAAGAACATTGCAAGTAAAATCCGATATTGAAAACTCGGAGTCTCAAACTCATCATGGAAATACAAATCAAACTCAACCTCATGGCATTTCCATTGGATTGTTGACAAATCAG CAGATAAATGAAAGACAGCAAGATCGGCTGAGCACAGCTCAATGGACGAGGGAGCAGGAGGCTCATTTGGATGATTACAACAGTCAGAATAGTTGTGGGCCTGGACGCAGCAGGAAGAGGCATAGAATCAGTTCTCATCAAGCAGATCGCAACTGCAAGATTCGGGACAGAAGTGCAACGAGTTCGCTGCAAGCCGCATCCACCGACGACCAGGAGGCCGCAGGGTGCTCCGGCTACAACAGTGGAGATGAGTACAGTGCAAGTGCCAGCAGGATGCAGCTCAGCGAGATCGACAGACTCGAGAAGAGGCGAGCCTTTGAGAAGAAGTTACGCAAATTGGGCTGGCAAATCAAACATATGGATGAAGATGGCGCTTGCCTGTTCAGAGCTATAGCCGATCAAGTCTATGGTGACCAAGAGATGCACGATGTTGTCAGACAGAACTGCATGGACTACATAGCGTCAAACCGCGATTATTTCTCACAGTATGTCACAGAAGACTTCAATCACTATCTAGATAGGAAGCGTTTAGTTACCACCCATGGAAACCACATTGAAGTGCAGGCTATGAGCGAAATGTACAATCGGAAAATCGAGGTGTACTGTTTCGAGGAAGAGCCGATCAACACTTTCCAAGGCAAAGAGGAAAACGACAACGAGCCGATACGCCTTTCTTATGAGACTGGACACTACGACAGCATTGTCGATCCACAGAAAGCGACCATTGGAGTTGGGCTTGGTTTGCCGAATTTTACACCAGGTGCCGCTGAGAAGAATCTCATCACCGATGCAGTTCGACAGAGTGAAGAGTTGGATATTGAGAAGACAATGTTGGATGACAAACTTCGAGCGACGGATTGGGAAGCGACCAATGAGGCCATTGAAGAGCAGGTGGCGCGACAGAGCTATGTGCAATGGCTCAAGGACAACGAACGACTGAGTAAGGCTGCTGCTCCGACAGCGACGGCCACTGCCTCCTCCAGTGCAGCCACTGGCAGCCCCACTACTCCCTCCAGTCCCACAACACCTCTAATACTGAACAAACAAGAAACGGCTCCGTCTTTGGATATGTTGCCTCCTCAGTTTGTGGGTTTGGATGGATGGGAAGACGCAGGAATCCTGGCTGAAGTACTCGCCGCTTCACAACAGGAGTATCTTGATAATCTTAAAAAGGCATACACAAATGAATTACCTGATGGCAAAAAACAGGATGATTGTATGTGA
- the LOC120350034 gene encoding OTU domain-containing protein 5-like isoform X2, with translation MTILSKKRTLQVKSDIENSESQTHHGNTNQTQPHGISIGLLTNQINERQQDRLSTAQWTREQEAHLDDYNSQNSCGPGRSRKRHRISSHQADRNCKIRDRSATSSLQAASTDDQEAAGCSGYNSGDEYSASASRMQLSEIDRLEKRRAFEKKLRKLGWQIKHMDEDGACLFRAIADQVYGDQEMHDVVRQNCMDYIASNRDYFSQYVTEDFNHYLDRKRLVTTHGNHIEVQAMSEMYNRKIEVYCFEEEPINTFQGKEENDNEPIRLSYETGHYDSIVDPQKATIGVGLGLPNFTPGAAEKNLITDAVRQSEELDIEKTMLDDKLRATDWEATNEAIEEQVARQSYVQWLKDNERLSKAAAPTATATASSSAATGSPTTPSSPTTPLILNKQETAPSLDMLPPQFVGLDGWEDAGILAEVLAASQQEYLDNLKKAYTNELPDGKKQDDCM, from the exons ATGACAATTTTATCAAAGAAAAGAACATTGCAAGTAAAATCCGATATTGAAAACTCGGAGTCTCAAACTCATCATGGAAATACAAATCAAACTCAACCTCATGGCATTTCCATTGGATTGTTGACAAATCAG ATAAATGAAAGACAGCAAGATCGGCTGAGCACAGCTCAATGGACGAGGGAGCAGGAGGCTCATTTGGATGATTACAACAGTCAGAATAGTTGTGGGCCTGGACGCAGCAGGAAGAGGCATAGAATCAGTTCTCATCAAGCAGATCGCAACTGCAAGATTCGGGACAGAAGTGCAACGAGTTCGCTGCAAGCCGCATCCACCGACGACCAGGAGGCCGCAGGGTGCTCCGGCTACAACAGTGGAGATGAGTACAGTGCAAGTGCCAGCAGGATGCAGCTCAGCGAGATCGACAGACTCGAGAAGAGGCGAGCCTTTGAGAAGAAGTTACGCAAATTGGGCTGGCAAATCAAACATATGGATGAAGATGGCGCTTGCCTGTTCAGAGCTATAGCCGATCAAGTCTATGGTGACCAAGAGATGCACGATGTTGTCAGACAGAACTGCATGGACTACATAGCGTCAAACCGCGATTATTTCTCACAGTATGTCACAGAAGACTTCAATCACTATCTAGATAGGAAGCGTTTAGTTACCACCCATGGAAACCACATTGAAGTGCAGGCTATGAGCGAAATGTACAATCGGAAAATCGAGGTGTACTGTTTCGAGGAAGAGCCGATCAACACTTTCCAAGGCAAAGAGGAAAACGACAACGAGCCGATACGCCTTTCTTATGAGACTGGACACTACGACAGCATTGTCGATCCACAGAAAGCGACCATTGGAGTTGGGCTTGGTTTGCCGAATTTTACACCAGGTGCCGCTGAGAAGAATCTCATCACCGATGCAGTTCGACAGAGTGAAGAGTTGGATATTGAGAAGACAATGTTGGATGACAAACTTCGAGCGACGGATTGGGAAGCGACCAATGAGGCCATTGAAGAGCAGGTGGCGCGACAGAGCTATGTGCAATGGCTCAAGGACAACGAACGACTGAGTAAGGCTGCTGCTCCGACAGCGACGGCCACTGCCTCCTCCAGTGCAGCCACTGGCAGCCCCACTACTCCCTCCAGTCCCACAACACCTCTAATACTGAACAAACAAGAAACGGCTCCGTCTTTGGATATGTTGCCTCCTCAGTTTGTGGGTTTGGATGGATGGGAAGACGCAGGAATCCTGGCTGAAGTACTCGCCGCTTCACAACAGGAGTATCTTGATAATCTTAAAAAGGCATACACAAATGAATTACCTGATGGCAAAAAACAGGATGATTGTATGTGA